CCCCACCCGCAAAGAGGTTTCTAGGTTAACGTTGGTTTCTGTTTTAATCCTTCGTCCTAAAGTCGTGCGCTGTAGGGTTTCCGGGGAAGCGGTGGCCAGAAAACCCTCTGGGAGAATTTCCTCAACTGTCAAACAAACCCCATCCACAGCCACACTATCACCAATCATTAAATCTTGAATAATTGTATCAGAGGATACAGACAAATAGAGTCTGTCGGTATCCACGACCCGGATTGTTGCCAAGGCTTGAATTAATCCTGTAAACATCGGCTTTTTTCTCGACTATAAGTCCTTATGAGTGAAAGATTGGGCATTTTCCCCAGAATAATCGGCGACAATATGACCATCTCCGGCTAATTGATATTTGTAGGTCACTAATCCCTCTAATCCCACCGGACCGCGGGGAGGCATTTTTTGGGTACTGATACCCACTTCGGCCCCGAAACCGTAACGGAAACCATCGGCAAATCGAGTGGAACAATTATGAAAAACTCCGGCGGCATCGACTCGATCGCTAAAGGTTTTGGCCGTGTTAAAATTTTCGCTGACAATGGCTTCCGTGTGTCGAGAACCGTAATAATTAATATGTTCGATTGCCGATTCTAGACTATCGACAATTTTAATTGACAGGATTAAATCACTATATTCGGTTTGCCAGTCCTGTTCTGTGGCCAATGGTACGTTAATAATCTGACGAGTTGTTTCATCTCCCAATAATTTAACCTTTTTTTCCTCTAATGCCTGGGCCAATGCGGGTAAAAATTGTCTAGCGATGTCTTGATGAACCAATAAAGTTTCAATGGTATTACAAGCGGCAGGATATTGGGTTTTACCATCGACGGTAATCCTAATTGCTTTGCTTAAATCGGCTTCTTTGTCGATGTAGAGATGACAGATACCATCGGCATGACCGAGGACGGGAATGCGGGTATTATTTTGGATATAACGCACAAATTCGTTAGAACCTCTAGGAATAATTAAATCGATGTATTGCTCAAGTTTTAATAGTTCCTGAATTTCTTCTCTTGTTGTTAATAATCTTACCGCCGCTGGATTAACTTTAGTTTGACTCAAGGCCTGATGAATAATTGTTACTAAAGCTTGACAAGAACGGAGAGCCTCTTTCCCCCCTTTTAAAATAACGCCATTACCAGATTTTATCGCTAAACTGGTAATTTGAATTAAAGCATCGGGACGAGCTTCAAAAATAACCCCTAAAACCCCTAAAGGACAGGTTATTCTCCGAAGAGTTAAACCTTGATCTAATTCCCGATTAATTTGCATTGTAGCCAAAGGATCTGCTAATTTAGCCACATCTCGCACCCCGGCAATAGCGGCTTTTAATTTGCTGGAACTTAACTCTAATCGCGCACATAAAGCCGGAGATAATTCCATCGCCTTGGCGGTTTGAACATCGGCCATATTAGCTTCTAGTATCTTATCGGCATTGGCAGTCAAAGCCTCAGCAATAGCCTCTAAAGCTTCATTCCTTTCTTCGTTAGTCAGGATAGCCAGTTGACGACTCGCTTGACGGGTTTCTCTGGCGATTTCGGGGAGGGATAGAGAAGTTGTAACCATAGAAAATTAAACGTAATAACCGCTATCTTGTTTATTTTATCTTATTTTTGAGCAAGTTTCAGGGTCATTAGACCTCTTGTAAAAATCAAAAATTGTTGTTAGGGTTAGGATTCAGTAGCCAGGAGAATTAAGAATCAATAATAATTAATTAAATGGTCTATTTACAGATTTGGCTCTCTTGAGTTTGGTGGGTAAAATGTACTCTAAGATACAGTCCTGCCAGCGAGCGACTAGAACGAACCACAAAGACACAAAGGACACAAAGATCGATCCTATATAAGTTAAACTTATCACACAAAGAATAAGAAAACCCTGATTTTAGGCAATTTAATCTTTATTTTCGAGGTTTATTGAAGGTTATCAACTCTTGTCATGATCATCATAAATCTAGTTAAATAGAAAAAATAGCCGAAATTAGTGATTTTTCTATCCTAGACCTGTAGAGACATTATAGTTAACATCCCTACAGCATCTAGACTATCTAGACCAGATTGGCAATCAGACAGTTAGATACTTCTTGACGCGCCCAATTATCGGCGGCTAAAATATCATCTAGGCTAGGGGTAGAACTGTTATGAATTGTAAAGCGATCGCAAACTTTTTCGATCACCCGGGGAATATCTAAGAAGCTAATCTTTTCTTCTAAAAATAATGCTACCGCTTGTTCATTGGCCGCGTTTAATACTGCCGGCATTGCCCCACCCGCACGGCCAGCTGCGTAGGCTAATCCCATACAGGGATATTTTTGATGATCGGGTTCTTTGAAGGTTAAACTGCCGGCTTTAACTAAATTTAAAGGTTCCCAATCCGTATAAATTCTTTCAGGCCAAGACAAGGCATATAACAGGGGCAAACGCATATCAGGCCAGCCTAATTGGGCTAAAACTGAGGTATCCTGTAACTCAATTAAAGAGTGAATAATACTTTGGGGATGAATAACAATATCGATCGCATTATAATCGACACCAAATAAATAATGAGCCTCGATAACTTCTAGACCTTTATTCATTAACGTAGCCGAATCGATGGTGATTTTTCTGCCCATAGACCAGTTAGGATGTTTCAGGGCATCAGCTACGGTTACTTGCGGCAATTTTTCCACTGGTAAATCCCGAAAAGCACCCCCAGAAGCGGTGAGAATAATCTTTTTTAATCCCCCAGGGGGAACTCCCTGTAAACATTGAAAAATAGCTGAATGTTCCGAGTCAGCAGGTAATAATTTAACTCGGTGTTTTTCCACTAAAGGCAGCACCACCGGACCGCCAGCAATCAGGGTTTCTTTATTAGCGAGGGCGATATCTTTACCGGCAGTAATAGCGGCAATCGTGGGCAGCAATCCCGCACAACCGACAATTCCCGTGACGACGCTTTCGGAATCGCCATAACGGGCCACTTCGATTACTCCTTCCTTTCCTGCTAGGATAATCGGGGTATAGTCAAGGTCGGAAATTAGGCTTTTCAGGTCTTCTAGTTGACTTTCGTTGTTAATCGCCACGATTTGCGGGCGAAATTGCCGAATTTGCTCCGATAGTAGTTGAATATTATTACCCGTGGCTAATCCCACCACTTGAAACTTATCGGGATGATCGGTGACAATATCGAGAGTTTGAGTACCGATCGAGCCAGTAGAGCCTAAAATCGAGATTTTTTTCATAGAAACTTACTATAATTTGGGGATTAGCTTTTAATATACGTTCTCTGGTGTCCTTCCGGCACATCAGCGTAAATATTAAATATTTGTTAAAAAAGTTGATAGTTTGACCTTTTTATGCTATGGGTTAGAAAAAGTTAGCGATAGAGATGGTGACAGGGAAGAAATCCCATAGAAAGACCGATGGATGAGGCTGTCTAGCGGGGGGTATGGTTTGCTGTTAAATTTGGGTTAAGTCGCAGAAAAAACAACCGAACTTAAACTTAAGTTCGGCTAGATTTATCATCTATTTAACCACTAAATAAAACTAACTTTCTGTCGCCGTTGCCGTGGTGGGAGGCAACTTAATATTAGTAGCTAATCCTAGAATTTGCAGCAGACGAATGGTCATCCAAGTCAGGTCAACTTCCCACCATTGTAGGCCATGACGGGCAGAATACTGATAGGCATGGTGATTATTGTGCCAACCTTCACCGAAAGTTAAGATGGCAACCCACCAACAATTTTTAGAATTATCGTGGGATTCATGGCTAACATAACCAAATTTGTGAGTGGCGCTATTGACAAACCAAGTGGAGTGGAAAACTAAGACCAAGCGAACAAAAATTCCCCAAATTACAAACGGCCAACCACCCATAGCATAGAGAATTAAGCCTAAAACAATTTGGATAGGAACAAAATAATTTTGACAGAATTTATAGAAAGGATCGTCGGCGATATCTTGGGTAAAACGGGCAATTTCTTCGTCGGCAGGAATTTCGTGTAACATCCAACCCATGTGACTCCACCAGAAACCTTTATTAGAATCGTGGGGATCGGGAGCAGTATCAGAATATTTATGATGAATACGATGTAAACCTATCCATGAGATCGCACCCCCCTGACAAGCGAGGGTTCCGCACAAAACCAGAAAGTATTCTAACCATTTGGGAGTCTTAAAACTCCGATGGGAGACCAAACGATGGAAACCGAGGGTAATTCCTAAACCCCCGGTAATCCAATAAAGAATCAATGTCACTCCCACAGCACCCCAGCTAAAATTGCCAGGCAAGAAGGCTAAAAGAGCCACTAAGTGGATAAAAGCCATGTAGATGAGAGTCACCCAGTCGATGGGAAGTTTTTCGGAAGTCGCAACAGTCATTGAATAACCCAAAGGGAAACAACAGGAGACAGAGCATCATTGTCTTATCTGTCTCGATTTGACACAGGGGGAACTTTGACGCTTATTGACACTCCCGTCGCTAAAAGCGAGGGATTCTTGGTTCAACGAGTCCACTTAAATTAGATGCCTTGCGTTATCCAACCCAGAGGTGGTTCTCTCCCCAAGCATTACTTTTCGTATGCCCCACGATAGTTGTATTTCTACAAAATTTGCTTGAATTGAAGTGTTAGCTTCAAATACTGCTTTGTCTAGTTCCTGCAAAGATTTTACCTACCTACAGGTAGAAACTAGAACAATTAGGCAGAACCCCAGCTCTTGATTGTCAAGGTGCAGATAGCGTAGTGATTAGACTACATGGGTTTTTAGAGCGGTTGATTACCCTATCCGCTATACTTGTATGGTAGCTATTTTGCCTGGATAGGTCAAGACCCTTAAAAGAAGAAGTTATTCGAGATTTTGTCAGGAGACTGGACACCTATTTTTAATCGTGCTTCGTGTCACTGAGCTTGTCGAAGTGCTGTTCTAGGCTGCCCTTTGTTTCATCCCGTCGCTAAAAGCGAGGGCTTCGGCCGTGAGCTTAGCCGAACGGTCTTCACCCCGACATTTGAGATAAATAGTAACAAATATCACAGTCTATTGTTTGATGGATATCCCCTCTCTACTCCACAGGGCAGAAAAGGCCCTACTCCCCATCTTTTCGGAAATTGACGCACAGGTCAAGGAAAATCTCGCTAAAATCTTATTGGGAAAGTATGGCGAAGCGATTGATTTCCCTAGGTGAGGGTTTTTATAGGCAATGCTATCGGACGGGAAAGCCCCAGTCAATACAGCCTAATCTCTTCTAGAAACAGTAAATAAGGTAATTTATAGACAAAAAAAGATAAATAAGTCCAAAATATCTGTTTTATCCGATCAGAACTCTATATTTAGCCAGATTAAATAGAACTCAATGACTCTTAACTTACCTAAACAAATAGTTCAGGCTAATCATCCTCATCCCGTGGCGATCGGCGAAATTGTCTCGATAGCGATCGAAGCCCTCTGGAGTAATAAACTGCGGACTTTGTTAACCATGTTAGGGGTGATTATTGGCATTGCCTCCGTGATTGCTCTCACCTCCGTAGGCCAAGGAGTACAAAAAGCCACCGAACAAAAAATTCAATCTCTAGGTACTAATGTTTTACAAATTTTACCCGGAGAAGCCAGAACCGGGGGGATTAGTCTCGGCCGCGGTTCCAGTAGTACCTTAATCTGGGAAGATGCCAAAGTTATTCAAAATCAAGTTCCTGGTGTGCAGGTGGTCTCCGCCTATCTGCAGCGTCCAGCACCAGTGGTGGCGGGCCAGGTCAATCATGCCACTAATGTGGTGGGAATCGATCTCAACTACATGAAAGCCAGAAATACAGAACTCAGCCAAGGTCGATTTTTTACCGAGGAAGAAATGGCACAGGCGACACCAGTGGCGATTTTAGGCTCGACTCTGTTAACAGAACTCTTTGGCGATGATACTAATCCTATCGGCAAAAAGCTTTGGATTGAAAGAAAAAATAGTTACGAAATTATTGGGGTATTTGAGCCAAAAGGTGCAGAAGGTTCGATTGATCGCGACGATCAGGTCTTTATTCCTCTGAGCAATATGTCTTCTCGTCTGGTGGGCAATAATTCTTTAAGTGGTAAGGCCGTTAACGGCATTTATGTCAAAGTTGACCAGCAAGATCAGATGAAAAATGCCGAGTATCAAATTACTAATCTTTTGCGTCAGCGTCACAATCTCGCCGCTGCTCAAGCCGATGATTTTAGCATTAGAAACCAAACAGATGTGGTCAAAACCTTGACCACGGTAGTGGGTTTGTTTACAGTGATGCTGGTGGCTATCGCTGGCATTTCCCTAGTAGTCGGTGGTATTGGCATCGCTAATATCATGTTAGTTTCCGTGGTGGAACGCACCAGGGAAATCGGGATTCGCAAAGCTGTGGGGGCCACCCGTTCGGCCATCCTCCAGCAGTTTTTAGCGGAATCGGTGATGATTTCCCTGACTGGCGGCGGCATCGGTGTATTATCGGGAATTTTAGTCGCCCTCTGTAGCGCCCAGATTTTCCGATTTCCCTTTGTCTTGTCAGGTTGGTCGATAATCAGTGGATTTGGCTTATCTTTTATCGTTGGTTTGTTAGCAGGAGTAATTCCCGCCCGTTCTGCCGCTCATTTAGACCCGATTACCGCTTTACGACGGGATTGAGGCCAATACATCCTAAAAAACGATTAAGCCATCTTGAAGACGGATCACCCGCCTAGTTTGGGCAGCTACATCAGGATCGTGGGTGACAATCACAATCGTGATCCCCTGTTGATTGAGTTCGGTTAGTAAATCCATCAGTTCTTGGGAAGTTTGTGTATCTAAGGCCCCCGTCGGCTCATCGGCCAACACCAGAGCCGGTTGATTAACTAGGGCCCGGGCGATGGCGACTCGCTGTTGTTGTCCCCCGGAAAGTTGGCTAGGCCGATTGTGGAGATAATTAGTCAACCCAACTCTAGCTAAAGCTTGCATCGCTCTTTGACGGCGCCTTGGCTTGGGAACATTGGCATAGACCATCGGCAACATGACATTTTCTAGGGCAGTGGAGCGGGACAATAAATTAAATTGTTGGAAGACAAAGCCAATCCTCTGATTGCGAATATATGCCAGTTGGTTATCGTCCAAGTTCTTTAAGTTTCTGCCTTCTAAAATATATTGTCCCCCCGTCGGGCGATCGAGGCAGCCGATAATATTCATCAGGGTTGATTTCCCGGAACCCGAAGCTCCCATAATGGACACGTATTCCCCTGACTGAATTTCCAGATCTATGCCCCGAAGAACAGGAATTTTCACTTCCCCTAGAGAGTAAATTTTTGTAATTGTCTGCAAGAAAATCATCGTTTTTACCAGGGGTGATTTAATACCCACATTCCGCAGGTTGACAAACAAAAAAATCATTAAACCTGAAAGCCTTTCTGTGCAAGGGCTTCATCTAATTTAGTTCACTTGAATTAATCTGTTTCTTGATATTGATAATGAATCCTCCTTATTGAGAATTTGTTGAGCAAGGCTTGTACGATATTGCTTTGCGAAAATTATCCCTCTTTTGTCAGTTTAGGAAATTTCCAGGAAATTAGGCCGTTTCAGCCCAAGATAAATCAAGGTTTGACAAAAGAGGGGGGAGCATCTCACCTTTGTAACCCCTAAATCAGGTTTTATGTCAAGCTATTTTGAAAGCCTTGCTAGAAACCAGTTTTAGGGACAAGTGTAATTACTCACTTGCATAAATAAGATACTCCCAAAGAGGGATATTTATGAAGTGGAATCTGAACTGCGGAATGTTGGATATAATCCAATTATAGTCATTTCAGATAAGTCTGATACACTCTAGACCGACAAAACCCTTATGAACTCTGGGATTGATATTCTCAATCTTAATTGAAATGACTATATGTACTAAAAACAGGAAATTCATGACAGATATTCACTCGATCATCGGTATATTCCCCTCCAATGAAGAAGCAAACACAGTTGTATTGGAGTTACAAAAAAAAGGCTTCGATATCAAAAAACTTTCATTGCTAAAAACCATTGGCACCCCAAACATAGAGGGTGCAGACTTCCACCCACCTCACCCGGCAGGAATTCAACCCCCTCACCCAGAGGGGATGCAGCCTCCTTACCACCCAATGGGCATTCAACCCCCTCATCTGGAAGGAGTTCAACCTCCTGTCTCAGAAAGAGTTGAACCCCTTCATCCGGAAGGGGTTCAACCCCCCTGTACTCATTTCTTGCCCGGAAGATTACCATCTTCAGCAGTTGGCTTGGCCTTAGTAGGAGCAGAAGCAGCTGGAATACTATTTATTCCAGGCACAGGACCTGTTTTGATTGCCGGACCGATTGCGAGAACACTGGTAAGTTATGTGGAAAAAATGATTACTGATGGCCTTGATCCGGCGGCAATCTCAGCAACTGGGGGACTAACAGAGGGATTGGGCATTCCCAAGCATAAAGCACTGCAATACGAGACTGAAATCAGAGCAGGCAAATATGTTTTGCTGATATCGGGGAGTGAGGAAGATGTCAGTCAAGCTAAAAATAGCAGTGGAAGCATCTCACCTTTGTAACCCCTAAATCAGGTTTTTATGTCAATCTATTTTGAAAGCCTTGCTAGAAAACAGTTTTAGGGATAAATATAATTACTCACCTGCATGAATGAGATGCTCCCAATAGCAGAATAGCAGTCTTACTTCGCCTAAAGGGAGCATACCATTTTCGTAAAATTATTACCAATAGTAAGGCAATAGAAAGGGTTTCAGTTCCCCTGAGAATGGCTAACGTGCCAAATTGGGATGCTCCCCGCCTAAAAGATAAATTTTTGTAATCGTCTGCCAGAAAATCATCGTTTTTACCACGGGTGTTTTGGGATAATTTTGTCCTAGAAATTAGGTTAAGCACTGGAATGTCAAAAATGGCACTATGTTAACAAATATAAAGTAAATTTTTTCAGTGCTGTTTGACTATCAACTGCTATTTTTATCGGTAAGTTCCAACTATGTCCACATTTAAAGATGAATGTATCCAACTTTGTCCACTTTCTGGGAGTTATCTCAACTAGACACTTGATTAAAACTCTTTTTTTGCTCAAGAGAGGAAATTATTAAGAAATAAAAAATATCTGGAATCACTGGCAAATAGTGAGAATAAAATAAAAAAACTAAATAGTAAATATACGGAGAAATCAATCAATGTTAACACCAAGACATCCTCACCCCCCCGCTGCCCCGCAAAGCCCTCCTCCTGGTGTGCCTCAAAGTCCTCCTCCCGGAGCGCATCAAGGGTTTCCACCTGGTGGACACCAGAACAATCCTCCGGGGACACCGCAGCCCTTTGCACCGACTGGGGCAGGACCGGCCAATCTACCGCGTCTAACAGAACAAGATCAAGAACTCTTAAAACAATTACTCGGTAATGATGAACAGGCTCAAGCTTTAGGGGGAATGTTACAAAACTCACCGCCAGAAATTGCCGCTTTGGGTTATTTAATCTTACGAGTCTTTGAACGTAGTCAGTCCTAATTGGTCTGGTTCTTCGGTTGCTTGTCTGCTTACCAAAGAGCAGAAATGTCATAGTTGCCGAAGAACTTTTATACCGTTTTTTTGAGATACAACAATTTTGGCAATTCCTAATTTTTCCCTGATCACATAGTTATTTCCCTCTATAAGCCCTGGGAATTTACCTTTAGCACCTCTCAAAAAAACATTTTTAGATTCCATCCTACTCGGTCAATCCCTATCTACACAACCCCAGAGACTTAAGAGAGCGTTATCTTGATTTTCCCCGCCAGCTTAGGTCAGGATTCTGCCAGAGAAAATATAGTCAAACGAGGATAAAAATTTACCATGAACTCAGAACAAAAAATCAATACTCCCCAAAACGTCCCAGCACCAACACCATTTCCTAATCAGTCAGGAGTGATGCCCTCATTGCCGCCCACAGATGCCGGCCGGGGGGCGCCTCATAATCAAGGTGGAGTGAGTCCCTTCATGCCGCCCCCCTTGCCAGGAGATATCGAACCACCGCCCCATCCCCCCGACGGTACACCGTTGCCGAATGTCTGGATTTATGAAGGAGAAGCCTATGATCTCACGGAATTTATTGCCAAGCATCCGGGGGGACAATTTTTTATTGGACGTACCAAGAACAGAGATATAACCACGATTGTCAATATCTTTCATCCCAATCCTGAAAGAGTCAAAAAAGTCCTGCAAAAATATTCCCTTGGACAACAGGGAAGACCAGAGCATATTCATCCTAAATACAACGCTCCTGCCTTCTTATTTAAAGAGCATTTTAATGGTTGGCGGGATACTCCTCGCTATGATTTCCGCAACCCAGAACAATTGCTTAATAAGATTAAAGCCAGAGTTTACTCTCCAGAATTTAAACAGAAAGTGGAGCGCATGGATTTTCTGTTTAATGTTATCAGTATCTGTCTTTTTCTTATCTATTTTGTGGTGCAAGGGCTGTACTTAGAGGCCAGACAGTATATGCCGATTTACCTATTTGTGCCTCTCATCGCTATGCTAAGAATCGCCCTAGCAGGGGTAGGTCACTACCTAATTCATCGGCCACAAGTGGGATTAAACAAGGTATTTGCCAATATTTTTGATATTAACTACGTTCCCCTCGCTTTAGTAGTAACAGACGGTCATACTTTACTGCATCATCCCTTTACCCAAACCGATGTTGATATCAAAAAGAATGTTTTCACCTTCATGTTAGAATTGCCTCGTTTTTATCGAGTTCCAGTACATACATTCCATAAAATAGGCCATGTGGTTACGGGAATGTTTGTTCGCATTATGGAATTATGTATCCTCGCTTTTAAAGCAGGTGTTAAGAATATGTATGGCAGTTGGCAGCTGGGATTACCCCATTTTTTAGGTAGTTTTGGTATTCACTTATTACTATTAATCGAACTGGTTATCTTTTGTCTATACGGCCAATTTTGGGCTTGGTTAGCGCAGTTTTTCCTTACCCTCTGGATTAGCACTTTTATGATTGTGGCTAGTCATGATTTTGAAGCCGAAGAACCGCCAATAGATCCTATGGCACCACCTCAATGGGAAACCCAAGATTGGGCGGTTATGCAGATTAAAAATTCCTACGATTTGACTATGGTAGGTAATAAGTATATTGACTGTTTTCTCTCGGCGGGCTTGGCTCCCCACCGGGTGCATCACGTTCTTCCCCAACAAAAAAGTGGTTTTGCCAATATCATCAGTGAAGATATTGTCCGGGAAGAATCGGAAAAATTCGGAGTTGAATGGGCGGCACCTCAAAACTTCTTTTTTGACCGCCTACCAGGGCTAATTAAACACTATCTAGCTGTGCCATCCCGATTAGCCAAAGAGAAGGAGTTGGGATTATTGAAAGAACATTTTCACCCGCAAGCCTTAAGAACAACCCTAGACTATATTGTCAAAGGTTGGGCTGGTATTGGTTCAATTTGAGCCAACAAAAACCAGAAATTCTGTCGGAAAGTTTCGGGAAAATTATTGGGCATCTTACGGATATAATAAAGACCCAGACTTTTCCCTAGCTTTCCAGGCAATTGGTTGACAGAAACCCTCCCTATAATACCTAAACTGGTTCTGATATTTGCCATGCAATCTTCTCAGTTTTTACCTGTCATTGAAAGTCTCGCCACTGGCACTCCGGGCAATCTTGTCCAACAAACGGATGCCGCTAAATTTTTAGCTAACCTCAAAGGTCTAGAGAAGAATCAACATCGTATCGAAAAAATCTACGAACATACCCGGATTGACACTAGGCATCTAGCTATTAACTTATTAACTGAAGAAACTGTTAACTTTAGTCGAGAAGAGGGAACTATTGAACAACGAATGCAAATGTACGAAAAATATGGGCTTCCCCTAGCAGAAGATGTGGCGAGAAGAGTTATTTTAGCCGCATCGGAGCAACAGAAAAAGCATAATCCTTTGAGTACAGAAAAGATCGAGGATTCTATTGGTCTAATCGTATTCGTCACCAGTACAGGCTTTGTTGCCCCGGGTATAGATGCTCAATTAATTAAAAGTTTAGGACTTCGACGCAACATTGCTAGAGTGCCAGTTAATTTTATGGGTTGTGCAGCCGCAATGAATGGTTTACGAGTAGCCTGTGATCATGTAAGAGCCAACCCTGAGCATAAAGCTTTAGTAATTTGTTTAGAATTAAGTTCTATTAATGCCGTTTTTCAAGATGATTTAAATGACATTATCATTCATAGTATTTTTGGTGATGGTTGTGCGGCAGTAGTAATCGGAGCCTACGAACCAGAACAAATACAAGGTCGAGGAAAATTTATCATTCGGGATAATTTTAGTTATCTGGCTGAAAATACCGAAGACGGGATTACCTTAGGCATTAGAGACAATGGTATTACCTGTCTGCTGTCCCGTCAATTACCTGATTATATTGAGTCTGGTGTCGGTCGAATTATTACTAATTTTCTGAATAGTCATGAGATAACCAAGGAAGATATTGATTTATGGATGGTTCACCCTGGAGGGACAAAAATTATTGAAAAAGTGCAACTTTCCCTAGATTTAAATGATGAACAAGTGGCCGATAGTTGGGGAGTTCTCCGTCAATACGGCAACCTACTTAGTTGTGCGATTTTATTTGTAATGGAACGCATGATCTTAAGATTAGAACAAGGATGTGAGACGCAAGCTCTTAAACAAAATAACAGCGGAGTTACTCGTCAAAACGCCGCATCTTTGACAGGTTTGGCCTTCTCTTTTGCCCCAGGAGTTGGTATTGAAGGAATTCTCCTAGAAAAGATTTAACCCCACCCTTGAAAATCTATCACCGGACAGGAGGACAAAATTAATGGAATTTTTGAGATTTTTGCTGGCCATATCCTGGAAACATATCACTATTGCTATCGTAGCAGGTTTAGTTAGCGGTGTTGGCAACGCTCTTTTAATTTCTTTGATTAATCGAGAAGTCCATGAGGGTCATGCGGTCAATGCTCTACAATACTTTAGTATCTTGGCCATATTTATTATAGTGACCAGCATGATCTCGCAATTTATGCTGATTTTTCTCTCGCAGAATGCTATCTATGAACTGCGAGTGAAATTGAGTAAAAATATTTTGTCCTCTCCTTTAGAACATCTAGAGAGACTGAAAGAAAATCGTCTTTTGGTTAGTTTTACCGATGATGTTCATACCCTAACTCATGCAGTGGCATCCGTGCCGAATATCTGTGTGGATTTTGCTACAGTTGTCGGCTGTTTCGTTTACTTTGCTTGGCTATCTAATGCCCTTTTCGTCTTAACGATAGCTTCTACTGTTAGTGCCATCTGGTTTGTGCAAACGATCCTGAATAAAGCCGAACGTTTATTTTTTAAGTCGAGGGAAGAAGAAGACACCCTATTTAAGGATTTTAAAGCCTTGATGAGCGGCATCAAAGAACTCAAGCTCAATCAGTCCAAAAGGCAGGCTTTTATGGAGAAGGAATTGCAGAGTAGTGCTGTACGGCTTCGGCAACTAAATACCAAAGCGATGAAAAGATTTGCGATCGCTAACGGGTTTGGACAACTATCTCAGTTTCTCAGTTTGGGATTTATTCTGTTCATTCTACCTTTGTTTTTAGACATTCCTTTAACGATGTTGGCCGCCTATGTTTTAATTGGTACTTT
This portion of the Microcystis aeruginosa NIES-2549 genome encodes:
- the proA gene encoding glutamate-5-semialdehyde dehydrogenase, translating into MVTTSLSLPEIARETRQASRQLAILTNEERNEALEAIAEALTANADKILEANMADVQTAKAMELSPALCARLELSSSKLKAAIAGVRDVAKLADPLATMQINRELDQGLTLRRITCPLGVLGVIFEARPDALIQITSLAIKSGNGVILKGGKEALRSCQALVTIIHQALSQTKVNPAAVRLLTTREEIQELLKLEQYIDLIIPRGSNEFVRYIQNNTRIPVLGHADGICHLYIDKEADLSKAIRITVDGKTQYPAACNTIETLLVHQDIARQFLPALAQALEEKKVKLLGDETTRQIINVPLATEQDWQTEYSDLILSIKIVDSLESAIEHINYYGSRHTEAIVSENFNTAKTFSDRVDAAGVFHNCSTRFADGFRYGFGAEVGISTQKMPPRGPVGLEGLVTYKYQLAGDGHIVADYSGENAQSFTHKDL
- the dxr gene encoding 1-deoxy-D-xylulose-5-phosphate reductoisomerase; this encodes MKKISILGSTGSIGTQTLDIVTDHPDKFQVVGLATGNNIQLLSEQIRQFRPQIVAINNESQLEDLKSLISDLDYTPIILAGKEGVIEVARYGDSESVVTGIVGCAGLLPTIAAITAGKDIALANKETLIAGGPVVLPLVEKHRVKLLPADSEHSAIFQCLQGVPPGGLKKIILTASGGAFRDLPVEKLPQVTVADALKHPNWSMGRKITIDSATLMNKGLEVIEAHYLFGVDYNAIDIVIHPQSIIHSLIELQDTSVLAQLGWPDMRLPLLYALSWPERIYTDWEPLNLVKAGSLTFKEPDHQKYPCMGLAYAAGRAGGAMPAVLNAANEQAVALFLEEKISFLDIPRVIEKVCDRFTIHNSSTPSLDDILAADNWARQEVSNCLIANLV
- a CDS encoding acyl-CoA desaturase, yielding MTVATSEKLPIDWVTLIYMAFIHLVALLAFLPGNFSWGAVGVTLILYWITGGLGITLGFHRLVSHRSFKTPKWLEYFLVLCGTLACQGGAISWIGLHRIHHKYSDTAPDPHDSNKGFWWSHMGWMLHEIPADEEIARFTQDIADDPFYKFCQNYFVPIQIVLGLILYAMGGWPFVIWGIFVRLVLVFHSTWFVNSATHKFGYVSHESHDNSKNCWWVAILTFGEGWHNNHHAYQYSARHGLQWWEVDLTWMTIRLLQILGLATNIKLPPTTATATES
- a CDS encoding ABC transporter permease, with product MTLNLPKQIVQANHPHPVAIGEIVSIAIEALWSNKLRTLLTMLGVIIGIASVIALTSVGQGVQKATEQKIQSLGTNVLQILPGEARTGGISLGRGSSSTLIWEDAKVIQNQVPGVQVVSAYLQRPAPVVAGQVNHATNVVGIDLNYMKARNTELSQGRFFTEEEMAQATPVAILGSTLLTELFGDDTNPIGKKLWIERKNSYEIIGVFEPKGAEGSIDRDDQVFIPLSNMSSRLVGNNSLSGKAVNGIYVKVDQQDQMKNAEYQITNLLRQRHNLAAAQADDFSIRNQTDVVKTLTTVVGLFTVMLVAIAGISLVVGGIGIANIMLVSVVERTREIGIRKAVGATRSAILQQFLAESVMISLTGGGIGVLSGILVALCSAQIFRFPFVLSGWSIISGFGLSFIVGLLAGVIPARSAAHLDPITALRRD
- a CDS encoding ABC transporter ATP-binding protein encodes the protein MIFLQTITKIYSLGEVKIPVLRGIDLEIQSGEYVSIMGASGSGKSTLMNIIGCLDRPTGGQYILEGRNLKNLDDNQLAYIRNQRIGFVFQQFNLLSRSTALENVMLPMVYANVPKPRRRQRAMQALARVGLTNYLHNRPSQLSGGQQQRVAIARALVNQPALVLADEPTGALDTQTSQELMDLLTELNQQGITIVIVTHDPDVAAQTRRVIRLQDGLIVF